The genomic segment TCATGCCATTTGTAACAGAAGAAATCTTCGGTCAATACGCAGATGGTTCGATCGTGACAGCAGCTTATCCAACTGTTAATCCTGCTTTTGAAAATCAAACGGCGCATTCTGGCGTGGAAAGTCTCAAAGACCTGATTCGTGCTGTACGTAATGCGCGTGCAGAAGTCAACGTAGCTCCAAGCAAACCTATCACCATTCTTGTTAAAACAAGCGATAGCAACTTGGAAGACTTTTTCAAGGCCAATGTCAACTACATCAAACGTTTCACAAACCCAGAAACACTTGAAATCAGCTCTGCCATTGCCACCCCAGAACTAGCCATGTCAGCAGTTATTACAGGTGCAGAAATCTTCCTGCCGCTGGCAGACTTGCTCAACGTCGAAGAAGAACTAGCCCGCCTCAACAAAGAACTGGCCAAATGGCAAAAAGAACTAGACATAGTTGCCAAAAAACTCGGTAACGACCGCTTCATCCAAAATGCCAAGCCCGAAATCGTCGAGAAAGAGAGACAAAAACAAGCTGATTACCAAGCTAAATACGATGCCACAGTGGAACGGATTAAAGAGATGGAAAAACTCCTAAAATAAACATAGAAACACGGAATAAAAGCCGTGTTTTCTTATGGACTTATGACCGTTAATAGGAATTATGTTTTGATTATTTCAAATATAATGTATTCGTTTTCAAAAGTTTTAAAAAGTGTTACAATATTATTGCGAAACTTTATGGAAAGTACTCATTGAGAGGTAAATGATGAAATGATTTTAGCGCATTATGAATGTGAAACAAATAAGAAACAGTCGTTGGAAGAACATTCCTTTAATGTAGCCAACAAGGCAAGGGAAGAAGCTGAATTGATTGGTCAAGGTGATTTACTCTTTCTTCTGGGCCTTTATCATGATTTAGGAAAAGCCGATAATAAATTCCAAGATAAATTAACCAAGAACCCTGCTATGCACGTCGATCATTCCTATGCTGGTGCTAAATATTTGTTTGAGAAAATCAATATATGTCTTTCGGCAAAGGCTGTTGATAAAACAACGCGTTTACAATTTAATGAAGTTGTTGCTTATGTTATTTCTGCTCATCATGGAATGTTTGATATTTTTGATAAGGAATCAGCTCAATACGCTTATAACAAACTTAGAAATCGTATTGCTAAGGAAAGGGTAGACTATCATTATGATAGCGATGTGAAGAATTTTGCCAACTTTTTAGAAGATAAATTGCAAGAATAAGTGCAACATTTACTCTAACTCATCCACTAGAGCTTCATAAGCCGTTCTGTAAGCTAAACATTTTCGTGGTCGGTGATTGATATCATATAAGGCCTTGTTCAAAGCCTCATCAGAGATAGCAGCTAAATCTGTTTTCTTTGGGAAATATTCTCTTAGTAAGCCATTTGCGTTTTCATTACTTCCTCTCTGCCAAGATGAATAGGCGTCCGCAAAGAAAAAGGAAATTCCTAAATTCTCTACTAGAGGATAGCAGGCGAACTCTTTTCCCCTGTCTGAAGTGAAGGTTTTAAGAGTCTCTTTTGGAAATAGCCTACAAAGTTGTTCGATGGCTGAAAACATGGCTTTGGCTGTTCTATCTGGTATCTTGAAAGCTAAGTAAAAACGAGTTTTTCGCTCTAGAAAAGTCGCTAAACACCCCTTGCTTTTGCCTCTGGAAGACACTACAGTATCAAGCTCCCAGTGGCCAAAAGTTTCACGATTCCGAACCTCTTTAGGACGTTTGGCAATCGGCGTGCCAATCCTAAATGTCCCACGTGTTTCTTTGGGTTGTCGAGTTCTTCCTTTACGACGGAGGACGCTTAAATCCAGATCAATCAAACCAGCATAGAGCCAGTTATAGATGGTTTTAAAAGCTACCATTGGCTTTTGTTCAAGCTGATAGCGCCCACAAATCTGTTCAGGCGACCAGGAGGATTTTAAACCGTTCTCAATTTCCTTTTTCAACTTTGGTGTTAAACAAGACTTCCGACCTTTTTGCTTAGCCCTGTGGTCGTACTGTTCCTGTGCTAAGACTGCGGAATAACCATTTTGACATCGTCTTAACTCTCTTGAAATGGTAGACTTATGGACGCCAAGTTTACTTGCAATTTGGCAAGGTTTTAAACCTAATTCCAAGTAGGTTTCTATCTTTATTCGGTCGGTTATGGTAAGATGGGAGTAGCTCATAGTTTTTCCTCGGGTTCTGTTTGTGTGGTTACTTACAGTTTACACCAATGAAACGCTATGAGTTTTTTGGTTGAACTATATTTTACAATTTATCGAAACAAAATTGAAAGATTATGGCTATCAGGATTTAGAAATATTAATTAATAAAGCATTTAAAAATTATCAACAAGCCATGTCAATTTTAGAATGTCAGGATAGTAGTGAGGAAGCTTATTATCAATCATGTTTTGTACGGCTATACCTATCATTATTAAAAAATACTGATATTCTCGATACAATTAATGCCTATGGGCTGCTTATAAATCCCCTAAAACAGGAAGAAAAAATCAAACTAAATAAGTCTTATCTGGAAGCTATTGAGAAGAAGTACGGTGAGTTTGGGAGTCCAACCACAAGGCTTAATGAAATTCGCTCACAAATTGCTGAACGAGTAAAAAGTAGGGGAGAAAGTGATTCAACGGGTATCTATCGATTAGACTTACCCACTGGTGCTGGGAAGACGAATCTTAGTATGAGGTATGCTTTTCATCAATTGGTTGACCAAAATAAATCAAGATTTTTCTACATTACACCATTTTTATCTATTTTAGAGCAGAATGCTGCTGAAATTCGAAACGTAACTGGTGATGCAGGTGTATTGGAACATCATTCTAATGTTATTAGGCAGACTGATGATAACGATGAAAAAGAAATATTAATGTCTGAGTATTTGATTGACAGTTGGGACGGTCAGGTTATTTTGACATCGATGGTACAATTTTTTCAAACTTTATTTAAAACTAAATCAGCCAATATTCGTCGTTTTTCTAGTTTAGCTAATAGTGTTTTGATTTTAGATGAAGTGCAATCCTTGCCTATTGAGGTGACAACTTTATTTAATTTAACCATGAATTTTTTAAATAAAGTGATGAACACAACCATTATTTTATGTACGGCTACACAGCCAGCTTATGATTCTACTGCTATTAAACATAAACTTTCTTATGGAGGAAAATATGGTGAAGTTGCTGATATTGTTGAGTTAACTCATGACGAAAAAGAAGTCTTTTCAAGAACAGAACTTAGAAAATTTGATGAAAATAATCAACATTCGAATCTGTCAGATTTAGTAGATTTTGTACTGGAAAATGACGAGTCTATTCTTGCGATTTTTAATACCAAAAAGACAGTTGACAAATTTTATACCTTACTTAAGGAGTTGACAGATAGGCCGATCTATCAGCTTTCAACGAATATGTGTGCGCAGCATAGATTGGATATTATTTCGGAAATTAAACAAGGTTTGAAAGATGGTCTACCACTTATTTGTATCAGTACCCAGCTAATTGAAGCGGGTGTTGATGTCGATTTTAATCACGTCATTCGCTCGTATGCAGGAATTGATTCGATTGTACAAGCTAGCGGACGTTGTAATCGTGAAGGAAAACGGGATAAGGGACAAGTTACCTTAGTTAATCTGACAAGTGAAGAAGAAAATATCTCACCACTCAAAGAAATAAAAGCTAAGAAAGATGCGACAGAATGTATTCTACATAAGATTTCATCGCCCATAGACACTTCACTTTTAAATCGTGATTTTTTTGAATATTATTATGCCAATAATCAAGGTTTAATGGATTATCCTTTGTCGGACGGTGAGTCAGTTTTTGATTATTTAAGCACAAACTCATATCAATACAGAAATAATTTTAAAGGAAAGTTAAAACAAGCCTTTAAGACTGCTGGTTTGAAATTGAATCTGATAAACAATGAAACGGTAGGTATACTAGTTCCTTATGGAGACGCTATTGAAAAATTATTAGACTTGGAAGAATTATGTGAATCTGATTATCCATCAGAGGAAGATTATCAAACGATAAAGATTCTCTTGAAGGCCTTGCAGCCCTATACGGTAAATGTTCGTGAACGCGATTTGTTACTTGAAGCGACAAAATCGTATCTGAACGGCCAAATTCAGATATTGTCAGATGGTTATTATGATGAGAAAAAGGGGATCACCCTAGAGTCAGGAAGTTTCCTGATGTAAAAGTTAAAAGAAAACAGGCCAACGAGAGTCAGTAGAGGACTTCGTTGACCTGTAATTCAGTATAAATAAGCACTAAATATAATTTCAATCCACATAGATAGCACTATGATGCTTAGATTATATCAAAATTGATTCATACAAGCAATATTGAAATTATAAACACTACATATAGAAATAAAAAAATTGACTTTTGAAATTTCAAGTGCTAAGATAGGATTATAAAATAACATAAGGAGGTTTTAACCTTGTACAGATCAAGAAATTTCTATGCGAGGGTGCGTGGTGATCAGGCCCTCTTTACAAACCCTGCAACTAAAGGTGGTGGAGAGAGATCATCATATTCTGTTCCTACTCGGCAAGCTTTGCAAGGCATAATTGATAGTATTTATTATAAGCCAACATTCATAAATATTGTCACTGAAGTTAAGGTTGTTAATCAAATTCAGACAGAATTACACGGCGTTCGTGCTTTGTTACATGATTACAGCGCAGATTTGAGCTACGTGTCCTATTTGAGTGATGTGGAATATCTAGTGAAATTCCATTTCATTTGGAATGAAAATCGTGAAGATTTAATGCAAGATAGGCTGCCTAACAAGCATGAAGCCATTATGGAACGCTCGATTCGAAAAGGTGGACGACGCAATGTTTTTTTAGGAACCAGCGAATGCTTTGGCTTAGTCGATGAAATTAGTCAGGAAGAATATGAGAACACCCCTTCTTACTATGATGGCGTTACTATTGATTTAGGTATTATGTTCCATTCTTTTGCTTATCCCAAAGACGAAACGACACCATTAAAATCTTATTTTACAAAAACAGTGATGGAGAATGGGTTGATTAAGTTTAAGCCTCAGTCTGAGTGTGAAATTGTAAATACTTTGTCTAGTTATACCTTTAAGACACCTGGCCAGATTAAGTCCGTTGATGATGAACTTAAGGAATACGATGCTATGGAGAAAGGAGAAGGCTAATGGATTTTTTTACTTCTCTCTTAAAAGCTTATGAAAAAGCAGAAGAAATTGAATTAGTTGACCAACAAAATGGGGACAATCCTGTTTTGCTTCCGCTTTATCATACTAGTTTGAAGTCAAATGGTAAAAATATTATTGCAGTTAAGTTGGATCAGGATGGTAGTTTCTATAAGGCAGAGGTCATGGATGATAATCAAATGATTATATTTCCTGTGACTGCAAATTCTGTAGCAAGATCTGGTAGCAATCCTGATCCACATCCTCTAGTAGACAAGTTTTCTTATTATATACCAGAGGTGAGTCAATCACAATATGATGATTTTCATAAACAATTAGCTAGTTGGATTGCTTACTGTGAGGAAGGTAAAGTCAAGGATTTTTTGATGAAAATTCAGCATTTTATTCTCCAAACAGATTTTCTAAGTAGTATTCTTCGGTCTTTATATGGTGATCATTACCAAAGGGAGGGATTGAAAATCACCTATTCTGACTCTGATGGAAAAAACAAGACTGTTGATTTGTCCGCTTATTTCCTAGAGTTTTCAATTGTACAATTTCATGGCTTTAAAGATGAATCAGTGACTAGCTACAAGGCCTTACACCAATCCTTTATTTCGTTTATGACTGCTAATCAAGATAATTTGAGAACGTGTAATATTAGTGGACGTATGGAACAAATTACAAATAAACATAGAGGACTAATGGGAACTGCGAAAATCATTTCAGTTAGTAATAAAGGAGAGGCTTATAAAGGGCGATTCAAAGAGCGGGAAGATGTTTTTAGTGTTGGTTATGAAACTTCGGAAAAAATTCATTTAATGATTAAGTATCTGCTGGAAAATAAAAACAGCAGTACTTGGTTGGGATCGTCACAATATCTCATCAATTGGTTTAGTGATGATTTAGTGAATGAGAGTCAATTGGATATTGTGAAGCCGATATTTAATGATTTATTTGAAGATGATGAAGAAGAAAGTTTAGTTCCCATTAAACCGAACGAAGAAAGTAGGCAAATAGAATCTTCGTTTATCAAGGGACAAAAATTGTTTGGTAACGATGCAACCTATTATATTGCAATATTGAATAAAACAAGCAATGGTCGGATTGCTTTAAAATATTTCCGTCAGGTTCAAGTTTCCCAGTTATTGAAAAATCTGGAAACTTGGCAGGAAGACTATTCTTGGGAGGCAAAAACTAAATCTGGAAATTATAAATTAAGAACACCTACTTTTAATGAAATAATCAACGCTGCCTACGGTGTTGACAGAGAACGTTATTTGGAATTGGATAATGACAGTTTTAAGAGCGATCAATATCAGCAATTAGTAACAGCTTTGATTGATGGAAGGTCAATACCAAACAGTGTTGTAAAAAAATTAGAAGATAACATTAAACAAAGACAGAAGTATTCTAAGCACTGGTATCAAGTACAACAAGTTAGTTTAGCGGTTTTACAAAAACAATATGGAAGGGAGTTCACACCAATGTTAGACCATCAAGAAACAGATCGTTCTTATCTATTTGGACGCTTACTTGCAATTTATGAGCTGTTTGAAGCGCAGCGCTATGCTCTAGATGGCAGTAGCCAAGAACGCATCACGAATGCTGAGCGTTACTGGAATGCTTATACAGGTCAACCAGCCAAGATGATGAAACATTTAGAAAATAAAATTAAGCCTTATGAGGAAGTTTTGAAATTGAATAGACCTGGTATTTGGCATAAATTGGAGAAAGAAAGAAAAGAAATTATTCAACTTTTAACCCCATTATATGCTAATAAAGAGTTTACTCAGCCATTAGATTATAAATTTATCTTTGGCTACTATGCTGAAAAACAATTTTACTACACTAAACAAACTAAAGAAAACGAGGGATAAGATATGTTGGAACACAAAATTGATTTTATGGTGACGATTGAGGTACGTGAGGCAAATGCAAATGGCGATCCTTTATCTGGTAATATGCCAAGAACAGATGCTAAGGGCCATGGCTTGATTTCAGATGTGGCTATTAAACGTAAAATTAGGAATCGTATGCAAGATTTTGGTTGTCCTACTTTTGTACAGGCAGGTGATCGCATTGAGGACGAGTTTCGCTCGCTTGAAAAACGTTTCTCTAATCAATTCACTTCAAAAGATTCAGATGCAGAAATTGAAGAAAAAGCTAATCAATTATGGATGGATGTGCGTTCCTTCGGTCAAGTATTTACTTATCTTAAAAAGTCAATCGGTGTTCGTGGTCCAGTTTCGCTGAATATGGCTAAATCTTTGGAACCAATTGTGATTTCCAGTCTACAGATTACTAGAAGTACCAACGGTATGGAAGCAAAAAATGAAAGCGGTCGTTCGTCAGACACTATGGGAACTAAGCATTTTGTTGATTATGGTGTCTATGTCATCAAAGGTTCGATTAATCCAAATTTTGCTGAAAAAACAGGATTTTCTGATGAAGATGCTGAGGTAATTAAGAAAGCACTTATCAGTCTGTTTGAGAACGATGCGTCATCCGCTCGTCCTGAAGGTTCTATGCGCGTGAGGGAAGTCTTCTGGTTTACTCATTCTAATAAGTTAGGAAATGTTTCCAGTGCGCGTGTTTTTGATTTGATTGAATTTGACAAAGAAAAACAGGATAAAGATAATTACGATGACTACAGCATTCATCTTAATCAAGAAAAATTAGCAGAATATCAAGCTAAAGGATTGAAAGTTGATATCTTAGAAGGACTGTAAAATGGTTTATGCTGAAAGTGACTATTTGATGTTATCTGGTATTCAGCATTTCCAATTTTGCAAGCGCCAATGGAGTTTGATTCATATTGAGCAGCAGTGGGCTGAAAACGAAGCGACAGCTCATGGGCAGATTTTGCATCAGAAGGCGGATAATCCTTATATTAAAGAAAAGCGAAAGGATGTCATTACCTCACGAGCCATGCATGTCTCATCAAAAGAGCTTGGTCTCTATGGGATATTGGATGTGGTTGAATTCCATAAGGATGAAAAAGGAGTTCCGCTAAAAGGAAAACGTGGCAAATGGCTTCCTGTCATTATTGAATATAAGCGTGGAAAACCTAAAAAGGATACTCGTGACATTGTTCAGCTGGTTGCTCAAACGATTTGTCTTGAAGAAACTCTTGGATGCGAAATCGAGTATGGTTATCTTTACTATCATAGTGTAAATCAAAAGAAGCGAATAGAAATTACTTCTGATTTTCGAAAAGAAGTAGCCGAGTTGGCTTGCCAAATGCATGAATATTATGACAAAAAGCTTATTCCGAAAGCTGAATATTTTAAAAACTGTCAGTTATGCTCCTTAGTTGATATTTGCATGCCGCGTTTGAGCAAAAAGGCGCGCAATGTTGACAATTATATTTTCCAAGCACTAAAAAGTGAGGATAGCTTATGAAAAAGCTACTTAATACTCTATATTTGAATACTCTATATTTGACTCAAGATAATTTTTATTTAACGCGTGAAAGAGACAACATCGTTATCAAGCAAGAAGGTAAAGTTATCAGTCGTTTCCCGTATCGAATTATTGATGGCATTGTTTGTTTTTCTTATTTAGGAGCGTCTCCTTCTTTGATTGAACTATGTGCTGAAAATCAGATTAATTTGTCCTTCCATACACCACAGGGACGCTTTTGCGGACGATTTGTTGGGCAAACAAATGGGAATGTTTTGCTAAGGAGACAGCACTATCGTTTGGCGGATGAAGAACAGTCTCTAGAATATGCAAAACGTTTTATTCTTGCTAAGATTTCAAATTCTAGAAAATATTTATTGCGTTTCAAGCGTGACCATCGGGATCGGATCGATAGCCGTCTCTTTGAAGAAGTGAATACAGAATTGACGTGGGCCTTGGAACAGGTTCAAGCAGCTGAAGACAAGGATTCTCTTTTAGGAATTGAAGGTCAGGCAGCCAACCAATATTTTCGTGCCTTTAACAACCTCGTTTTAACTGATAAGGAAACATTTCAGTTCAACGGACGCACGCGACGGCCGCCTCAAGATTGTGTCAATGCTCTTTTGTCATTTGGCTATAGTTTGTTAACCTATGAATGTCAGTCTGCTTTGGAGGCTGTTGGACTAGACAGTTATGTTGGTTTTTATCATACTGACAGGCCGGGTCGTGCAAGTTTAGCCTTGGATTTAGTGGAAGAATTTCGTTCTTATATTGTTGATAGATTTGTTTTTTCT from the Streptococcus constellatus subsp. constellatus genome contains:
- a CDS encoding CRISPR-associated endonuclease Cas3''; protein product: MILAHYECETNKKQSLEEHSFNVANKAREEAELIGQGDLLFLLGLYHDLGKADNKFQDKLTKNPAMHVDHSYAGAKYLFEKINICLSAKAVDKTTRLQFNEVVAYVISAHHGMFDIFDKESAQYAYNKLRNRIAKERVDYHYDSDVKNFANFLEDKLQE
- a CDS encoding IS30 family transposase; the encoded protein is MSYSHLTITDRIKIETYLELGLKPCQIASKLGVHKSTISRELRRCQNGYSAVLAQEQYDHRAKQKGRKSCLTPKLKKEIENGLKSSWSPEQICGRYQLEQKPMVAFKTIYNWLYAGLIDLDLSVLRRKGRTRQPKETRGTFRIGTPIAKRPKEVRNRETFGHWELDTVVSSRGKSKGCLATFLERKTRFYLAFKIPDRTAKAMFSAIEQLCRLFPKETLKTFTSDRGKEFACYPLVENLGISFFFADAYSSWQRGSNENANGLLREYFPKKTDLAAISDEALNKALYDINHRPRKCLAYRTAYEALVDELE
- the cas5c gene encoding type I-C CRISPR-associated protein Cas5c, with the protein product MYRSRNFYARVRGDQALFTNPATKGGGERSSYSVPTRQALQGIIDSIYYKPTFINIVTEVKVVNQIQTELHGVRALLHDYSADLSYVSYLSDVEYLVKFHFIWNENREDLMQDRLPNKHEAIMERSIRKGGRRNVFLGTSECFGLVDEISQEEYENTPSYYDGVTIDLGIMFHSFAYPKDETTPLKSYFTKTVMENGLIKFKPQSECEIVNTLSSYTFKTPGQIKSVDDELKEYDAMEKGEG
- the cas8c gene encoding type I-C CRISPR-associated protein Cas8c/Csd1, giving the protein MDFFTSLLKAYEKAEEIELVDQQNGDNPVLLPLYHTSLKSNGKNIIAVKLDQDGSFYKAEVMDDNQMIIFPVTANSVARSGSNPDPHPLVDKFSYYIPEVSQSQYDDFHKQLASWIAYCEEGKVKDFLMKIQHFILQTDFLSSILRSLYGDHYQREGLKITYSDSDGKNKTVDLSAYFLEFSIVQFHGFKDESVTSYKALHQSFISFMTANQDNLRTCNISGRMEQITNKHRGLMGTAKIISVSNKGEAYKGRFKEREDVFSVGYETSEKIHLMIKYLLENKNSSTWLGSSQYLINWFSDDLVNESQLDIVKPIFNDLFEDDEEESLVPIKPNEESRQIESSFIKGQKLFGNDATYYIAILNKTSNGRIALKYFRQVQVSQLLKNLETWQEDYSWEAKTKSGNYKLRTPTFNEIINAAYGVDRERYLELDNDSFKSDQYQQLVTALIDGRSIPNSVVKKLEDNIKQRQKYSKHWYQVQQVSLAVLQKQYGREFTPMLDHQETDRSYLFGRLLAIYELFEAQRYALDGSSQERITNAERYWNAYTGQPAKMMKHLENKIKPYEEVLKLNRPGIWHKLEKERKEIIQLLTPLYANKEFTQPLDYKFIFGYYAEKQFYYTKQTKENEG
- the cas7c gene encoding type I-C CRISPR-associated protein Cas7/Csd2, giving the protein MLEHKIDFMVTIEVREANANGDPLSGNMPRTDAKGHGLISDVAIKRKIRNRMQDFGCPTFVQAGDRIEDEFRSLEKRFSNQFTSKDSDAEIEEKANQLWMDVRSFGQVFTYLKKSIGVRGPVSLNMAKSLEPIVISSLQITRSTNGMEAKNESGRSSDTMGTKHFVDYGVYVIKGSINPNFAEKTGFSDEDAEVIKKALISLFENDASSARPEGSMRVREVFWFTHSNKLGNVSSARVFDLIEFDKEKQDKDNYDDYSIHLNQEKLAEYQAKGLKVDILEGL
- the cas4 gene encoding CRISPR-associated protein Cas4, whose protein sequence is MVYAESDYLMLSGIQHFQFCKRQWSLIHIEQQWAENEATAHGQILHQKADNPYIKEKRKDVITSRAMHVSSKELGLYGILDVVEFHKDEKGVPLKGKRGKWLPVIIEYKRGKPKKDTRDIVQLVAQTICLEETLGCEIEYGYLYYHSVNQKKRIEITSDFRKEVAELACQMHEYYDKKLIPKAEYFKNCQLCSLVDICMPRLSKKARNVDNYIFQALKSEDSL
- the cas1c gene encoding type I-C CRISPR-associated endonuclease Cas1c, which encodes MKKLLNTLYLNTLYLTQDNFYLTRERDNIVIKQEGKVISRFPYRIIDGIVCFSYLGASPSLIELCAENQINLSFHTPQGRFCGRFVGQTNGNVLLRRQHYRLADEEQSLEYAKRFILAKISNSRKYLLRFKRDHRDRIDSRLFEEVNTELTWALEQVQAAEDKDSLLGIEGQAANQYFRAFNNLVLTDKETFQFNGRTRRPPQDCVNALLSFGYSLLTYECQSALEAVGLDSYVGFYHTDRPGRASLALDLVEEFRSYIVDRFVFSLINKGQLNKKHFDIKENSSVILTEKGRAIFIEAWQKRKHTETEHPFTKEKVKLMLLPYVQAQLLAKAIRGELESYPPFLI